Below is a genomic region from Catenuloplanes atrovinosus.
GATGCTGAGCAGCGTCGACTTGCCGGAGCCGGACGGGCCGACGATCGCCACCAGTTCGCCGGCGTCGATGTCGAGCGAGACGCGGTCGAGCGCGGTGACGCCGCCGGGATAGACGCGGCTGGCGTCCCGGACGGAGAGCACGCGGGTCACGACGTGGTCACCACCTGCAGGCCCTCGGTCACGCCGTCGCCGCTGACCTCGACCATCCCACCGGAGAACATGCCGGTCGCGACCGCGAGCAGGCGGCCGTCCGGGAGCTGGACCGCGTACCCGCCCTCGCGCAGCGCGAGCAGCGCGGTCACCGGCACGGCCAGCACCCCCGCGCGCGTCTCGCCCTCGACCCGCACCTCGACGCCGCCGCCGTCGAGCTTGCCGGCCGCCTTCGGGTCGCTGATCGTGACCGTGACGCTGAGCTGCTGGGGCGTGCCGGGGGCGGCGCCCTCCGGCTGCTGCGCGACCGTGGAGATCTCCCCGATCTCGCCGGGCGTCTCCGTGCCGTCCGGCATCCGCAGCGTGACCTCGTCACCGGGCTTCAGCGTGTCGGCCTCGCCGACCGGCGCCTGCACGGTGACCACCTTCGCGGTCTGGGTGACGGACATCAGGTCGCCGGTCGCCGCGTCGCCGACCTGGACGGCCACCGACTCGACCCGGACCGCGCCGGGCAGCACGGCCAGGTCGCCGACCTCCAGCACACCGTCGTCGGTCAGGCCCTGGTCGCGCTGCCAGCGGGTGATCGCGGCGGTCAGCGCGTCGGTCAGCACGCCCTCGCCGTCCCGGACCGTCACCCAGGCGGTGCGGGTGATCGGCGTCGGGCTCGCGGACGGCTCAGCCTTCTCCGGCGTCTCCGGGTCCGGCTGCGGCACCTGCTCTCCCGCGCCCGGCTGCTCGCCGATCTCGTACCCCAGCGCCTGGAGGTTCTTGGCGACCATCGCGACGTCGCGGCCGGTCAGATTGCGGCCGGTGATCCGGCGGTAGAGCGGCGGCGCGCCGAGGAACAGCGGCACCGGCTCGTCGTTGACCTGGTACAGCGGCTCGCCCCGGTCGACGGTCAGCCCGCCGTCCGGCAGCCAGGTGATCACGCCCTCCCGGCCGGCCTTGACCGCGCGCGGCGTGCCGTACCCCAGCGTGCCGTCGAACGTCCGGTTCGTCGACAGGTCGGTGCGCGCGATCGCGACCGTACTCACGCTGACCTTCTCGTCCGGCGTCTCGTCCGACGCGTTCACGCCGCGCGACCAGACCAGCGCGGTCGCGGTGATCGCCAGCGCGGCGCCGGCCGCGACCACGCCGGCCACCACGCGGCCACGCCGGCGGCGGTTGTCCTCCTCAGGCATGGCGACGATGGTGCCGAGGTCTTTTCAGGAAGTTGTGAGCATCGCGGACATCGAGGGTCGTTCAGCGCCGAACCCGGCCAGGTCGTCACCGCTGTTCAGCGCGGCGGTCTCCACCGCGCTGAACAATTCTCGTTGTGGGAAATGCCCGCGCGCCGCCGAGATCCGCGACCGCGAATCTATAGTCGGCGTCGTGTCCGCACATGTGCTGATCGCCGAGGACGACCGGAGACACGCGGAGATCCTGCGGCGCTACCTGGAGTCGGCCGGCTACCGCACCACGGTCGCGCACGACGGCCGGACCGCGCTGGACCGCGCCCGCCGGCTCCGCCCGGACCTGCTGCTGCTCGACGTGATGATGCCGGAGCTGGACGGGCTCGGCCTGTGCGAGGCCATCCGGCGTGAGTCCGCCGTGCCGGTGCTGATGCTCACCGCCCGGACCAGCGAGGACGACCTGCTGACCGGCCTGGACTCGGGCGCGGACGACTACCTGACGAAGCCGTACCGGCCACGTGAGCTGCTCGCCCGGATCAGGACGCTGCTGCGCCGCGCGGACCGGGCCGGCCCGCGCGACGTGCTGCGCGCCGGGCCGGTCGCGGTCGACCTGACCCGCCGCGTGGTCACGGTGGACGATCGCGCGGTCGAGTGCACGCCGGACGAGTTCGCCATCCTGGCCGCGCTGGTGCAGCAGCCGGAGCGCGTCTTCACCCGTGCCCAGCTGCTGGAGCAGACCAACGGGTACGGCCGGGACTCCACCGAGCGCACCATCGACACGCACGTGTCGAATCTGCGTCGCAAGATCGAGCCGAATCCGCGCCGGCCCGCGCTGCTGCTCACCGTGTACGGCGTCGGCTACAAGCTGGCCGGGGCGTGACGCGCCGCGCCGTGCCGCTGCACCGGAGCCTGCTGGTCCGGCTGCTGGCCACGTCCGTGCTGATCGCCGGCTGCGCGGTCGCGGCCACCGCGTGGCTGACCGTGCAGCTCACCAAGCGGGCCGTCACCCAGGAGCAGAGCCGCACGCTCGCCTCGGACACCGACGTCTACGACGCGATCATCGCGTACGCGGCCACGCACGACAGCTGGGCCGGCGCGGCCGAGGTGATCAGCCGGCAGGCCGAGCTGACCGGCACCCGCATCGCGCTCACCACGCCGGACCGCACGCTGATCGCGGCCTCGTCGCCGGACGCGCCGGCCGCGGTCGCCGCCTCCGACGTACCCACCGCCACGGTCGACCCGCTGCGCCTGGACCGCGGCATCGCGCGCGCCGCCGGCACGCTGATCGACGGGCGCGCGGTCGGGCCGTACCGGCTGACCGACGCGGAACGGGACCGGCTGCGCCGGAGCGCGGACATCCAGGTCGTCTGCCTGCGCCGGGCCAACGTCACCGCGGAGGTGGTCGAGCTGCCCAGCGGCCGGCCCGCGGTCCGCGAGGTCGGCGGCGAGCCACCGCCGATCACCCCGTGCGACCCCGCCGGCCTGCTCGAACCGGTCGAGACCGAACGCGAGCCGCTGGCCGAGCTCACCGTCCTGACCGCCACCTGCCTCGACGAGTGGACCGACGCGGATCTGCGCTACACGATCACGCCGGAGTTCATCCCCCGGTACGGCGACGCCCCGCCCGGCCCCGACGACGACCGCCGCGTGCGCGAGTGCATCGAGGACGCCCGGCGCACGCAGCTCCGCCCGCACGTGGCGCCGCCCGCGCTGCTGTTCGTCACCGGCCCGTCCGCGCCACCGCCCGCCGGCGTACCGCTGTCCACCGCGAACACGCTGCGCATCGCCGGCACCGCGCTGGTCATCCTGCTGCTCACGCTGGCCGCGACCGCCCTGGTCGGGCTGCGGCTGGTCCGGCCGCTGCGCGCGCTGACCGACGCGGCGCGGCAGCCCGCGGACCGGCAGCGGCCGGTGCCGATCACCACGCGCGACGAGATCGGCTACCTGGCAGCGGCGTTCAACGACCTGTCCGAGCGGCGGCACGCGCTGGAGGCGCAGCGCAAGGCCATGGTCAACGACATCGCGCACGAGCTGCGCACGCCGCTGACCAACATCCGCACCTGGCTGGAGACCGCCCGGGACGGCGCCGTCGAGGTCGACCAGGAGGTGCTGGACCTGCTGGTCGAGGAGTCCGTCCTGCTGCACCACGTGGTGGACGACCTGCGTGACATCGCCGCGCTCGAGGCCGGCAGCCTGCGGGTGCACCCCGAGCCCACGTACGTCCGCGACCTGCTCGAACAGCTGCTCGACGCGCACCGCGGCACCGGCACGGCCACGCTGACCCTGGACGCCGCCGCCGACCCC
It encodes:
- a CDS encoding response regulator transcription factor, translating into MSAHVLIAEDDRRHAEILRRYLESAGYRTTVAHDGRTALDRARRLRPDLLLLDVMMPELDGLGLCEAIRRESAVPVLMLTARTSEDDLLTGLDSGADDYLTKPYRPRELLARIRTLLRRADRAGPRDVLRAGPVAVDLTRRVVTVDDRAVECTPDEFAILAALVQQPERVFTRAQLLEQTNGYGRDSTERTIDTHVSNLRRKIEPNPRRPALLLTVYGVGYKLAGA
- a CDS encoding sensor histidine kinase yields the protein MTRRAVPLHRSLLVRLLATSVLIAGCAVAATAWLTVQLTKRAVTQEQSRTLASDTDVYDAIIAYAATHDSWAGAAEVISRQAELTGTRIALTTPDRTLIAASSPDAPAAVAASDVPTATVDPLRLDRGIARAAGTLIDGRAVGPYRLTDAERDRLRRSADIQVVCLRRANVTAEVVELPSGRPAVREVGGEPPPITPCDPAGLLEPVETEREPLAELTVLTATCLDEWTDADLRYTITPEFIPRYGDAPPGPDDDRRVRECIEDARRTQLRPHVAPPALLFVTGPSAPPPAGVPLSTANTLRIAGTALVILLLTLAATALVGLRLVRPLRALTDAARQPADRQRPVPITTRDEIGYLAAAFNDLSERRHALEAQRKAMVNDIAHELRTPLTNIRTWLETARDGAVEVDQEVLDLLVEESVLLHHVVDDLRDIAALEAGSLRVHPEPTYVRDLLEQLLDAHRGTGTATLTLDAAADPEVYVDPVRLRQIVGNLVSNAMRHTPAGGTVTVRLETRPGRLVIAVADTGPGISPTDLPRVFDRFWRADGSRSRTTGGTGLGLPIARQLARAHGGDITATSTPGHGATFTVILPDR